One genomic segment of Rhinoderma darwinii isolate aRhiDar2 chromosome 1 unlocalized genomic scaffold, aRhiDar2.hap1 SUPER_1_unloc_8, whole genome shotgun sequence includes these proteins:
- the LOC142674689 gene encoding uncharacterized protein LOC142674689, which yields MFSSTTFFLLKDPPRMDKDRHEMSRRILNFTLDIIYLLSGEEYTIVKKTSGDRTTPIIHESGGWSSSQSPITEPPPHSRIHEKKILELIYKMTELLTGEVPIRCQDVTVYFSMEEWEYLEGHKDLYEEVMMENYRPRTSQDGSSRRNPPERCPSPLDSQDSPEENRNVPENHQGEDLTNIKAEDEAEIERARGDQPCKSEVEEEIPGGVTTAVPRTFPLGRYPVNQQGNGVVCHAIQNEGSSGPQTQADNGPKQEEFYGSPF from the exons ATGTTCTCCTCTACAACGTTCTTTCTCCTGaaagacccaccaaggatggacaaggacaggcatgagatgagcagaagaatattaaacTTCACCTTGGACATCATCTACCtgctgagcggagag gagtacacaatagtgaagaagacatcgggtgaccgtacgactcccatcatccatgagtcaggaggatggagcagtagtcagagccccatcacagagcctccccctcactcccggatacatgagaagaagatcttagaacttatctacaagatgacggagctgctgactggagag gttcctataaggtgtcaggatgtcactgtctatttctccatggaggagtgggagtatctagaaggacacaaggatctgtacgaggaggttatgatggagaactaccggccgcgcacatcacaag ATGGAtctagtaggagaaatccaccagagagatgtcccagtcctctggatTCCCAGGACTCTCCAGAGGAAAAtcgcaatgtcccagagaatcatcag ggggaagatctgactaatattaaagcgGAGGATGAAGCCGAAATAGAGCGGGcgaggggcgatcaaccgtgtaagagtgaagttgaggaggaaattccaggaggtgttaccacag CTGTTCCCAGGACTTTTCCTCTGGGCCGTTACCCCGTAAATCAACAAGGTAATGGAGTTGTCTGCCACGCCATTCAAAATGAAGGATCCTCTGGACCACAAACTCAGGCTGACAACGGACCAAAACAGGAGGAGTTCTACGGATCGCCCTTCTGA